A segment of the Bacillota bacterium genome:
CTCAGCTTGGCCCAAGCCGCAGGTAAAGTCAAGCAGCAAGAGGAACTAACACAGCGAGCCATGCGGAAGAATATTTTGCGTATGGTTTGGCCTGCTACACTAGAGAGCACTCTCCAGATGACTGTAGGTATGGTGGCGATGGCCATGATTGGGCATGTCGGGCCCGGCGCAGTGGGAGCGGTGGGCCTCTCTAATCGTGTCACACAGATAGTGTGGGCGATTTTTGCCTCTATCGGCACAGGAGCAACGGTCCTTATAGCTCGCGCCGTAGGCGCCGGCGACAAAGAGGCGGCCAGGCGTACGGCGCAGCAGGCTCTAGTCGTGGCTATTGTGCTAGTGTGCGTTCTCACCCTGCTCGTAGTGTGGCAGGCACGCTGGCTAATGGTCACCTTATTTCGGGCTGAGGCATATACTCTCGATATGAGTTTCAGTTTCTTGGCATTGGTGGCCTGGGGCATGCCGTTTATGGCCGTCATGCAAGTGGTCGGCGCCGCGATGCGTGGGGCGGGCAATACGCGCACTCCCATGACTGTGGCCTTAGTGGTCAACATCATCAGTGTCTGCGCCAATTATGTGCTCATTTACGGGCACTTCGGGTTTCCGGCCCTTGGCCTGCGCGGGGCAGCCATTGCTACCATCAGCGCACAGAGCGTTGGCGCCGTGCTGGCGCTGTATTTTTTGGCCAGCGGCAGCGAATTTTCGTTTGCCTTGTTTAAGGGGTATGTTCTAGACACGAAGCTCGTACGGTCCATACTGAAGATTGGTGTGCCGGCTGCTGCCGAGATGATTTTTTGGCAGGCCGCCACTATTGTGCTCATGAGGCTTATCGTCGGCTTTGGCACGGAGGAGCTAGCGGCTCACCAGCTTGGCCTGACGGCAGAAAGCCTGAGCTACATGCCTGCAGTAGGTTTTGGCATTGCGGCCACAGCTTTCGTGGGCCAGAGCCTAGGGGCAGAGAATCCGCGCCAGGCCGCGAGGTATGTGGCTGAGATTCTACGCTACTGCCTCATTTTGACCGTGCTAACGGCATCAATACTCTTTTTTGTGCCCGAAATGATTATGGGCTTCTTGACACAAGATGCCGAGGTGATTCGCCTGGGGGCCATTTACTTGAGCCTGATGGCCGTAGCGCAGTTCCCGCAGCAAATCGCCGGAGTACTAAACGGCGCGCTACGCGGCGCAGGAGATACTAAGGCCCCTATGTATATCGGTGGTATCGGGTTGTGGCTCATTCGGTTGCCGTTGGCATTTTTTCTGAGCCAGAACTTGGGGTTAGGAATCACCGGAGTTTGGGTGGCGATGACCATAGATTTGTTTTTTCGCTTTGGCTTGAGTAGCTATCGCTACTACCGCGGCCACTGGAAGAGTAACTTGCGCATCACTTGATAGTGATGCGGCAAAGAGTCTTAGAGGAGGTGCTTCGTTTGGAAGTGAGCGCATGTGTCATTTGTGGCCAAAGTAAGCGCCAGGGGCTTAGCATTTGTCAGCAGTTCGTCTGTGACGAGTGCGAGCTCGCCATAATTGGCGCAGACAGTCAGAGCGAAGACTACAATGTTCTGTTAAACAAGCTCAAAGTTGTCTGGCAGGGGTTTACTAATGCATGAATATTAGTAACCGTGCCCCGCTGTGGGAAGCTATAAAAGAGCACCATAGCCGCGCCTCCTACCCTTTTCATGTGCCTGGGCACAAGGGCGGGCGCGGTTTGCCAAGTGAGTTTAGGGCGGACTGGGCGCCTTATGATTTGACCGAGCTCCCAGGGCTAGATAACCTGCTCTGTCCGAGTGGACCGATTTTGGCAGCGGAAGCCTTGGCGGCAGAGTGGGCGGGGGCGAGAGCCACGCATTTTACGACTAATGGGAGTAGCGCCGCGCTGATCGCCGCTGTGCTAGCCTGTTGTGCGCGGGGGTCTCAGGTAGTCTTGCCGCAAAATGCTCACTTAAGCCTCTTTCACGCTTGTGTGCTCGGCGATCTTTGCCCCGTTTTTGTACCGGTATCACTAGATAACCGCCTAGGTATTCCTCTCGGGTTTACGCCCGCTGCGCTCAGGCAGGTGCTTAGCACTACACAAGCCTCGCTCGTGGTGCTAGTTCATCCCACCTATCATGGGGTTTGTGGCGATGTTGCCGCGCTCTCAGTTGTTTGCCGCGAGTTTGGTGTGCCCCTCTTGGTGGACGAAGCGCACGGTACGCACCTCTTGTTGGCGGACAAGGCCCCTTTCTCAGCTGTCCGGCAAGGCGCTGACCTTGTGGTGCAAAGCGTACACAAAACGGGGACAGCCCTGACAGGTGCGGCCTGGCTGCACTGTATGGCCGAGCAGTGGGCTGAGAGAAGCAAAGAGGCGCTAAGGTTGGTGCAATCTACCTCGCCCTCCTATCCCTTGCTCGCATCGCTAGATCTAGCGCGAGCGAATATGCAAAGAAAGGGTCCGCCGCTACTCACAGAGGCTGTGCGGGTGGCTCAGTTGGCCCGTCAGTTACTGCCCTGCTTTACTCCGCCCCTGCCGTACCGGCAAGATCCCCTGCGCTTAGTTATAGATTGTGCTAAGCTTGGACTAAGTGGTTACGAACTAGAGCGGCTGCTTGTGCGGCGCGGGGTATGGCCCGAAATGGTGGAGCCACATGTTGTCACCCTGGTTTGGGGCCTGTACGATGGAGAAGAGGCCCTCATGTGCCTGAAAGAGGCCGTTTCTCATCTGCCCTGCACCGTAAGCCCAGTATTTTCGCCCCCAGAATCGCTACCTCTGCCGCTTTGTCCCACAGTTTTGCGCCCTGCAGAGGCCTACTGGCAGGAGAAAGTAGGCATTCCCCTTAACGAAGCCTGCGGCAGAATCGCCGGCGCACCAGTCACACCCTATCCCCCCGGTATTCCTGTTATTTGGCCGGGGCAAATGTTTACAGAAGAATGCGTAGAGTACATTATGTCGAGGCGAGACACTTCCCCGAGCAAGGGCGAGAGTCAGGCCAGAGAAGTGAAGGTGTTAGTCCATGACAAGGGCTCCTAAGGGGTTATTTATTTCGCTCGAGGGTCCAGACGGCTGCGGAAAAACAACACAAGCCAGAGCCGTGCAAAAAGAGTTGGCGCAACAAGGAGTTAAATCCATACTTACCCGCGAGCCGGGCGGCACGCCGCTAGGCGAGGCGATTCGCGAGATGCTGCTTTCCCCGTCTAGTTGCGGCATGAGCCCACGCACAGAAATGCTGCTCTACGCCGCCAGCCGTGCACAGCATGTCGATGAAGTAGTGAGGCCGCACCTCGAGGCAGGTGTTTCTGTCATTTGCGACCGCTTTATTGATTCTAGCCTCGTGTACCAGGGGGTGGGGCTCGCGCTTGGGATGGACCAAGTTCTCGAGGTTAATTTAGTGGCAACGGGCGGGCTGCTGCCCGACCTGACCATAGTTCTCTACCAGAGCGCCAGTAAGGCGAGGGAGAGACTTAACATGAAGCTCAGTAAGACTAAAACAACGACAGACCGCATAGAATCCCGCGATTTTGTTTATCAGGAGCGTGTCGCGGAGGGGTATCTGCGCCTAGCAGAGCTTTTTCCTCGGCGCGTGGTGCTACTTAATGCTGATGATTCTGTCGAGGAGATTACCCGTGGTATAATGAGTAAAGTACACCAATTAGAAAGGGGAGACAGGCAGTGAAGTTGGTTATAGCCGTAGTCCAAGACAAAGATAGTCAGAGTCTCGTAGAAGTGCTGGTAGAGAAGGGTTTTAGGGCCACTAAATTGGCCAGCACGGGTGGCTTTCTTAAGGCTGGCAACACCACTCTCCTAGTCGGTGTAGAAGACCGAGACGTACCCACTGTGCTGGCTGCTATCCGCGATATTTGCCAGGCGAGGGAAGAGCTGGTCACCCCCATGGCGCCCATGGGCAGTGGTGCCGTAGAGTCCTACGTGCCCTATCCGATAGAAGTTTTAGTAGGTGGAGCCACAGTGTTCGTCGTAGACGTGGCCGAGTTTCATCGTTACTAGGGAGGTTTTGCTCTTGTGGCAGGACATCGTTTCGCATAAGCGTATAACAGAAACACTGGGGCGCGCCATAGACAGCGGCAAAATTGGACATGCCTACCTGTTTTTGGGGCCCAAAGGTGTAGGCAAAAGAGCTATGGCGGAGGCTTTTGCGAGGGGCATTGTCGCTAGCAGAGGGCCCCTGCCGCACCCAGAGATTACGGAGGTGCAGGCCGGCACACCTAGCGTGCTCATCGATCAAATGCGCGAGCTAAAGCAAAATGCCCTTCTGACGCCCTTAGTAGGTATGCGCAAGGTGTATATTGTGCATAGGGCGGACAAGCTTACTCCGCAGGCAGCAAATAGTTTGCTGCAAATTCTTGAAGAACCCCCACCCTCGGTGGTCATCATTTTGCTGGCTAACACCCCGAGTGTCTTGCCGACAATTCGTTCGCGGTGCCAAACGATACACTTTGGCGCACTCGATCAGGCACAGACTCTAGAGGTGCTCGAGAAAGTAGGCCCCGCTGCGTATGATAAGGCGCAAATGATGAAAGTGGCACGACTCTCTTTCGGTAGCCCGGGTGAGGCCTTGCGACTCTTAGAGGACGAGGGCAAGGGGCTCTTGGCTCTAGAGGAGTGGGTGGCGGGGTACCTAGAGCTCACTCGCGAAGAAAGACTCAGCTACTTGGTCAAGCTAGAGAAAGAACAGGAAGCTCTCTATGACTATGTGTACTACCTCGCGGTATGGATGCGCGATCTAATATACTGTAAACTAGGCCTAGAGCGCCATGTGGCCTGGGTGAGTAGGGGTGAGCTAGAGAAGCAAGCTGCCTCTTACGATTTAAGCGAGCTCCAGGCAAAGCTAAATGCACTGTACGGCTTGCTGGTGCAGTGGGGGCCCGGGATAAGCAAACGTTTGGTGCTCGATCAGCTGCTCGTGGTGGGCAGGTAGAGGAGAGGTTGTCAATTGCCAGAGGTCATAGGTGTGCGCTTTAAGCGCTTAGGTAAAGTCTATCATTTCGATCCCATGGGGATTCCCCTTGAGGTGGGGGATTTTTGCGTTGTTGAGACCGCGCGAGGGCTCGAGTATGGCGAGGTGGCGAGCCAGCCCCGGGAAGTGCAGAGCGAAGCTGTGGTCGCGCCGCTTAAAGGCGTGGTCCGCAAAGCCACGGCAGAAGACCAGGCGAGGGTTGTCGCTAAAGAGAAGTTTGAAGAAGAAGCCTTTGTCGTGGCGCAAGAGAAGATTGCCGCGCACAAGCTAGAGATGAAGCTAGTAGATGTGGAATCGGCCTTTGACGGCTCGAAGATTCTCTTTTATTTTACGGCTGAGGGCAGAGTAGATTTTAGAGAACTAGTTAAAGACCTAGCGGCTGTGTTTAAGACTCGGATCGAACTCAGGCAAATCGGGGTGCGCGATGAGGCCAAGATGTTAGGCGGCTTAGGTCCCTGTGGGCGCATGCTTTGCTGTGCTACTTTTCTCGGTGATTTTGCCCCCGTATCCATTAAAATGGCCAAAGAGCAGCATCTATCTCTCAACCCGGCCAAGATTTCTGGGTTGTGCGGACGACTAATGTGCTGCTTGCGGTATGAATGTAATTTGCCGGAGGTACTTGCCGCACTCGGCACGACCACCAGGCCGCAGTGTACCGAGGGTGAAGGGCATACTTGCTGCAAGACTAGGGCTGTAGCGGACGAAAAAGAGTAGCAGAGTGGCGTGACTTTGCGAGCAGGGAGGTGGTGGTCACGTTAGGCATAGATAGAATGACGCGCACTTACTTGCTGTCTATGTTAGCCGTGCTACTAGGTGTAGTGGGCTATGTGACCACAGTGGTAGACTTTGGGCAACAAATGAGGCCGCGAGTAGAGGCACGTCGAACAGCTGAAGTACCGCTTCAGGTTATTAGCACCCTAGAGGGCTTGCCCCCGCAGCAGTTGGGTTGGCCTGGCCAAGTAGCCGTGGCTAAGGACAGGATTTTTGTCGTAGATCGACTGGCCACGCAGCCTGTAATCAAAGCATTTTCGCTGCAAGGTGAGTTCAAGTACGGTTTTGGCGCCTTAGGTAGCGAAGGCTTAGCACAAGTGATGGATATAACTCTTGACCCTGAGGGCAATGTGGTAGTGCTTGATGCCTCTCCGGCGATTGTGGTTTTTAACGAGGCGGGCGTCCGCATAAGGCGGATGGATCTATCACACTTTGATGAGCGGTTTACCGTAGATTGGGCGACGAGCATCATCGCTACAGAGGCAGGTTTCTACGTGCTTTCTCTAGATAGCTTGCTGCATATCGACCGGCGAGGGCGGGTGCTCGCCTCTACACGAGGCAGACAAGAGGATATCTTTCTCGGGGTCGCCCCATCGGAGTTTCACATGGGGCCCTCTGGCCTAGTTATGCGCGAAGGACGAGTATGGGTAGCGGACTCTGTGCACGGGCGATTGGTGCGCCTAGGTGAGCATAGCGACTTCGACCTCGCCCTGCCATTGCCTAAGGCGGGCGACGTCGCGCCCTACCCCACTAGTGTCGTAGTTGATGCCGAAGGTAACTTCTTGGTGGTAGACGCGGCCCAGCAAACACTACTTGCGCTTTCGCCCGACGGCGCAAAAATATGGGAAGTCAGGCTGAACACGAGGCTCGAAAATCAAGCGGGGGCCGACATCGCTGACATCGCCCTAGGGCCTGATGGCAAAATCTATGTCAGCAATTTTCTCACCGGCAAAATCGAGAGCTTTAGCGTCACCAATGGGCGGCAAGCAGGGCGGCAAGAAATACTCGCCGCAGAGGCCAAGTTTCTCTTCCCACGCGATTTAGCCCTCGCTGGGGATGCGCTCTACATTTTAGGCTCGCAAGTGGGCATGAACAGAGCAATGCAAATCTACCGCCACGACTTAGCATCTGGACAAGGGTCGACCATTGTGCGCGCCGACCTAGGCGGCGCAGTGCGCCTAGCTACTTTTAACGGCCTCTTGTATGTGCTGACCGAGCGACGCATCTTAGTGTTTACGAGCGCAGGTGGGCTACAGAACGTGATTGGCGAAGACAGTAGCCCCTGGGGTGGCTTTGGCGTGGTCAGCCCCTTTGGCACCGAATTAGGGCCGCAAGCCATAGAGATTGACGGCGAGGGGCAGATCTGGGTTAGCGACACATTTAGACACCGCCTGCTTGTCTTTGCTGCGAACGGAGAATTTTCTCATGAAGTAGCTCTCGATGCCGAGATCTGGCCGGGGGGACTGGCCTTTTTGCCGGACAACACCCTGCTCATTCTCAACTCTCTGGCTGGTCAAATCATCCGCACAGACAGAGAGGGGCAGACGCTTGGCGTACATGGCGAGCGGGGCACTCGACTGGGGCAACTAGGTGTGTTAGAGGACATGGGCTTCTTGGGTGGGGCCGCGGACATTGTAGTTGATAGTGAAGATGTCTTCTATGTTGTAGACACTATTAATAACAGAGTGCAGCAATTCTCCTTAGAGGGAGCTCCCCTGTTCGCTAGGGGTAATTTTGGCAGCGGAGAAGGAGAGGTTTATGGGCCCCAGGCAGTAGCTTACTACCCTTCTCAAGCGGCCTATTTTCTGGCAGACATGCGCAATCACCGCGTCAAGCTGGTGCAACTGAGATGAACAATAGGCCTCCTGAGTTTATCGAACCAGGCGAGCGCATCGACAACCTCGAGCGCGGCGGGTTGCGGATTATACAAAACCCTAGCTTTTTTTGTTTTTCTCTCGATGCCGTGCTTTTGGCGCATTTTGCGCCGGTGCAGAACTATGACCGCGTGATGGATCTCTGCACAGGCAGTGGAATCATTCCTCTCTTGCTCTCCACTAGGGCCAAGGGCCTTAAACAAGTGGGTCTCGAGCTCTGTGCCGAAACAGCGGAGCGCGCAGGGAGAAGTATGCGTCTTAATCGCTTAGAGGAGAGCATTGAAGTAGTGAATGGGGATGTGCGACAGGTCAGGCAGCTGTTCCCAACACAAAGGTTCAATTTGGTGACGGTCAATCCGCCTTACTTGCCGCTCGGACAAGGGGAAACAAGCGGTAAGGACGCGCGTAGCATGGCGCGCCATGAAGTGACGCTCACCTTGGCCGAGGTAGTGCGAGCTGCCGCTTACTTGCTACCAACAGGTGGCCGACTAGCTATGGTGCACCGCGCCTGTCGGTTAGCTGACATACTCATAACTTTGCGGGAGAA
Coding sequences within it:
- a CDS encoding MATE family efflux transporter, with protein sequence MAQAAGKVKQQEELTQRAMRKNILRMVWPATLESTLQMTVGMVAMAMIGHVGPGAVGAVGLSNRVTQIVWAIFASIGTGATVLIARAVGAGDKEAARRTAQQALVVAIVLVCVLTLLVVWQARWLMVTLFRAEAYTLDMSFSFLALVAWGMPFMAVMQVVGAAMRGAGNTRTPMTVALVVNIISVCANYVLIYGHFGFPALGLRGAAIATISAQSVGAVLALYFLASGSEFSFALFKGYVLDTKLVRSILKIGVPAAAEMIFWQAATIVLMRLIVGFGTEELAAHQLGLTAESLSYMPAVGFGIAATAFVGQSLGAENPRQAARYVAEILRYCLILTVLTASILFFVPEMIMGFLTQDAEVIRLGAIYLSLMAVAQFPQQIAGVLNGALRGAGDTKAPMYIGGIGLWLIRLPLAFFLSQNLGLGITGVWVAMTIDLFFRFGLSSYRYYRGHWKSNLRIT
- a CDS encoding aminotransferase class I/II-fold pyridoxal phosphate-dependent enzyme — encoded protein: MNISNRAPLWEAIKEHHSRASYPFHVPGHKGGRGLPSEFRADWAPYDLTELPGLDNLLCPSGPILAAEALAAEWAGARATHFTTNGSSAALIAAVLACCARGSQVVLPQNAHLSLFHACVLGDLCPVFVPVSLDNRLGIPLGFTPAALRQVLSTTQASLVVLVHPTYHGVCGDVAALSVVCREFGVPLLVDEAHGTHLLLADKAPFSAVRQGADLVVQSVHKTGTALTGAAWLHCMAEQWAERSKEALRLVQSTSPSYPLLASLDLARANMQRKGPPLLTEAVRVAQLARQLLPCFTPPLPYRQDPLRLVIDCAKLGLSGYELERLLVRRGVWPEMVEPHVVTLVWGLYDGEEALMCLKEAVSHLPCTVSPVFSPPESLPLPLCPTVLRPAEAYWQEKVGIPLNEACGRIAGAPVTPYPPGIPVIWPGQMFTEECVEYIMSRRDTSPSKGESQAREVKVLVHDKGS
- a CDS encoding dTMP kinase; the encoded protein is MTRAPKGLFISLEGPDGCGKTTQARAVQKELAQQGVKSILTREPGGTPLGEAIREMLLSPSSCGMSPRTEMLLYAASRAQHVDEVVRPHLEAGVSVICDRFIDSSLVYQGVGLALGMDQVLEVNLVATGGLLPDLTIVLYQSASKARERLNMKLSKTKTTTDRIESRDFVYQERVAEGYLRLAELFPRRVVLLNADDSVEEITRGIMSKVHQLERGDRQ
- a CDS encoding cyclic-di-AMP receptor, whose translation is MKLVIAVVQDKDSQSLVEVLVEKGFRATKLASTGGFLKAGNTTLLVGVEDRDVPTVLAAIRDICQAREELVTPMAPMGSGAVESYVPYPIEVLVGGATVFVVDVAEFHRY
- a CDS encoding stage 0 sporulation family protein, with the translated sequence MPEVIGVRFKRLGKVYHFDPMGIPLEVGDFCVVETARGLEYGEVASQPREVQSEAVVAPLKGVVRKATAEDQARVVAKEKFEEEAFVVAQEKIAAHKLEMKLVDVESAFDGSKILFYFTAEGRVDFRELVKDLAAVFKTRIELRQIGVRDEAKMLGGLGPCGRMLCCATFLGDFAPVSIKMAKEQHLSLNPAKISGLCGRLMCCLRYECNLPEVLAALGTTTRPQCTEGEGHTCCKTRAVADEKE
- a CDS encoding tRNA1(Val) (adenine(37)-N6)-methyltransferase codes for the protein MNNRPPEFIEPGERIDNLERGGLRIIQNPSFFCFSLDAVLLAHFAPVQNYDRVMDLCTGSGIIPLLLSTRAKGLKQVGLELCAETAERAGRSMRLNRLEESIEVVNGDVRQVRQLFPTQRFNLVTVNPPYLPLGQGETSGKDARSMARHEVTLTLAEVVRAAAYLLPTGGRLAMVHRACRLADILITLRENRLEPKLLRFVHTKVQAPSSLVLLEAVRDAKPLLKVGVPIYIHKADGTYTCELQELYAGGELR